The following are encoded together in the Weissella soli genome:
- a CDS encoding bifunctional 5,10-methylenetetrahydrofolate dehydrogenase/5,10-methenyltetrahydrofolate cyclohydrolase has protein sequence MATLIDGKTIAQTVRARAAERAQKLAEMGIVPGLAVILVGEDPASQIYVRNKSRAAKKVGVQSQTIVMPVETTEAEVLAIVAQLNEDAAVDAILVQSPLPKHIDEEKVQEAILPSKDVDGFHPENIGRLFANRAGYYPIANTPRGVMTLLDATQQTLHGKQAIVIGRSILVGRPMFSLLERANMTVTLAHRHTPRAELRRLTQQADVVVVATGVPGLITGDDLKEGATVIDVGINRLADGSLVGDVDFASAEPKAAFITPVPGGVGPMTIATLMQTTVELAAVNHGVELD, from the coding sequence TTGGCTACATTGATTGATGGCAAAACAATTGCACAAACCGTACGTGCACGAGCAGCTGAGCGGGCACAAAAGTTAGCTGAAATGGGGATCGTACCTGGATTAGCGGTGATATTAGTTGGCGAAGATCCGGCCAGCCAAATCTATGTCCGCAACAAATCACGTGCAGCCAAAAAGGTCGGTGTCCAGTCACAAACGATTGTGATGCCAGTTGAAACGACCGAGGCAGAGGTGTTGGCGATCGTGGCACAACTGAATGAAGATGCAGCGGTTGACGCTATTTTAGTGCAAAGTCCATTACCAAAGCATATTGACGAAGAAAAAGTACAAGAAGCGATTCTGCCAAGCAAGGACGTTGATGGGTTCCATCCTGAAAACATAGGCCGTTTATTTGCTAATCGTGCCGGGTATTATCCGATCGCCAATACGCCCCGGGGTGTGATGACGTTGCTAGACGCAACGCAACAAACATTGCACGGCAAACAGGCCATCGTCATTGGTCGCTCAATTTTAGTTGGGCGGCCGATGTTTTCATTGCTTGAACGGGCTAATATGACGGTGACGTTAGCACACCGGCATACACCACGTGCAGAACTACGACGTTTGACGCAGCAAGCCGATGTTGTGGTCGTTGCTACCGGTGTGCCCGGATTAATCACTGGTGATGATCTCAAAGAGGGAGCTACTGTGATTGATGTTGGTATTAATCGGTTAGCAGATGGTTCACTGGTTGGGGATGTTGATTTTGCTTCAGCGGAACCTAAAGCCGCCTTTATCACGCCAGTCCCTGGTGGTGTAGGACCAATGACCATTGCCACCTTGATGCAAACGACGGTTGAATTAGCCGCCGTAAATCACGGAGTAGAATTGGATTAA
- a CDS encoding energy-coupling factor transporter transmembrane component T family protein, whose protein sequence is MNNLFGFQAGDSMIHRLTGTTKLITFLVLTLAGMLSFDLRYLVALALLASFTLKLAHIKWQDIALMVKLVAVFAVMNLVLIYLFAPQYGVTLFHHQTILLGSGGYALTLEQLVYEFIVLIKYFFTLPLALVFLLTTNPSEFAAGLNKIGVSYRIAIAFSLTLRYIPDIQAEYWMVANAQQARGFEMSKKASFRQRIKGAAGIVMPLVFSSLNRIDEISRAMDLRRFGKGKRRTWYFAQVLTRRDYLVLLLMVGLVLIDLILIGVDGGRYWYPF, encoded by the coding sequence ATGAATAATTTATTTGGCTTTCAAGCGGGTGATTCAATGATTCACCGGCTGACCGGGACGACCAAGTTGATTACCTTTCTGGTATTGACTTTAGCTGGAATGTTGAGTTTCGATTTGCGCTATTTGGTGGCATTAGCTTTATTGGCAAGCTTCACCTTGAAATTAGCGCATATCAAATGGCAAGACATTGCCTTGATGGTTAAATTGGTGGCCGTTTTTGCGGTCATGAATCTGGTTTTAATTTACTTGTTTGCCCCACAGTACGGGGTCACCCTATTTCATCACCAAACGATATTGTTAGGCAGTGGGGGCTATGCTTTAACGCTGGAACAGTTAGTGTATGAGTTCATCGTCTTGATCAAATACTTTTTCACCTTGCCCTTAGCATTGGTGTTTTTATTGACAACTAACCCAAGTGAATTTGCAGCGGGCTTGAATAAGATCGGGGTCTCTTATCGGATTGCGATCGCATTTTCGTTGACCTTGCGTTATATCCCAGATATCCAGGCAGAGTATTGGATGGTGGCCAATGCCCAACAAGCCCGTGGTTTTGAAATGTCCAAGAAGGCGAGCTTTAGGCAACGGATCAAGGGGGCGGCTGGTATCGTGATGCCACTGGTTTTTTCATCACTCAATCGGATTGATGAAATTAGTCGTGCCATGGATCTACGCCGCTTCGGTAAAGGTAAACGGCGCACATGGTACTTCGCCCAAGTCTTGACGCGACGCGATTATCTTGTACTCTTATTGATGGTGGGCCTGGTGCTGATTGATTTGATATTAATTGGTGTCGACGGTGGTCGTTATTGGTACCCTTTTTAA
- a CDS encoding ABC transporter ATP-binding protein codes for MSEPMIEIENLSVKYDAQAEVTLKDINLVINRGEKILIAGPSGSGKSTFSRVLNGLIPHAFPGQVTGTIKIAGQDVTTSDVFARSLQIGTVLQDSNAQFVGLTTAEDLAFTLENDAVDHPTMLAQVKKWAEELQLTELLDLAPQVLSGGQKQRVAMGGVLIDDSPILLFDEPLASLDPASGYRMMQLLNRIQTLENLTVIIIEHRLEEILQTGVDKVVILDEGQIVFEGTAREVLLENKLTTYGLSTPAYLQILHAAGVDFSTIANLEEPAKITAPAIRDQVLAYQATLPENSPQSMTKPLLEIKNLAFSYPDHRQLFDKLSLTLNEGQIVALVGKNGSGKSTLSQLLVGFLHESAGEIRWQQEIDLRQLSIKERAEYIGYVAQDPNSMMTQTIIFDEVAIGLKLRGVPEAEIQAQVYRLLKIAGLYKMRNWPIAVLSYGQKKRLSMLAVLVLEPKLLILDEPTAGQDLRHAHEMMDFVQKLNQELGLTVLIITHDMALMLAMTARALVLVDGQLLADVAPADLLVNPALVAQADLRLTSVYTLANALQLDRPEQLARALAQGGHDE; via the coding sequence ATGAGCGAGCCGATGATTGAAATTGAAAACTTGTCGGTTAAATATGATGCGCAAGCTGAAGTAACCTTGAAAGATATTAATCTGGTCATCAATCGTGGTGAAAAGATTTTAATTGCTGGGCCCTCTGGTTCTGGTAAGTCCACATTTAGTCGGGTTTTAAATGGCTTAATTCCACACGCCTTCCCTGGTCAGGTGACGGGCACTATAAAAATAGCTGGGCAGGATGTTACAACTAGTGATGTTTTTGCGCGGTCTTTGCAAATCGGTACGGTTTTACAGGATTCTAATGCACAGTTTGTCGGGTTAACCACAGCTGAAGACTTAGCGTTTACCTTAGAAAACGATGCTGTCGATCATCCGACGATGCTCGCCCAGGTCAAAAAATGGGCGGAAGAGCTACAGTTGACGGAATTATTGGACCTGGCACCCCAAGTTTTATCCGGTGGCCAAAAACAACGCGTGGCGATGGGTGGGGTGTTAATTGACGATTCACCGATTTTGCTGTTTGATGAGCCTTTAGCTAGTCTTGATCCGGCAAGTGGTTATCGCATGATGCAGCTATTGAATCGGATTCAAACATTAGAAAATTTGACAGTCATTATTATTGAACATCGGTTGGAAGAGATTTTACAAACCGGGGTCGATAAGGTTGTGATTCTTGATGAGGGCCAAATTGTTTTTGAAGGTACCGCCCGGGAGGTTTTGCTTGAAAATAAGTTAACGACCTATGGGTTATCAACACCGGCGTATCTTCAAATCTTACATGCGGCCGGGGTCGATTTCAGTACGATCGCCAATCTGGAAGAGCCTGCTAAAATCACGGCACCGGCAATTCGTGATCAAGTGCTGGCATATCAAGCAACCTTGCCTGAAAACAGCCCTCAATCGATGACGAAGCCATTGCTTGAGATTAAAAATCTCGCTTTTAGTTATCCAGATCATCGGCAATTATTCGACAAATTATCGCTGACATTAAATGAAGGCCAGATTGTCGCTTTGGTTGGCAAGAATGGTTCCGGCAAATCGACGCTTAGTCAATTGTTGGTGGGATTTTTGCATGAGTCCGCTGGTGAAATTCGTTGGCAACAAGAAATTGATTTACGGCAATTATCAATCAAGGAACGTGCTGAATACATTGGTTATGTGGCTCAAGATCCGAATAGTATGATGACCCAGACAATCATTTTTGATGAGGTCGCGATCGGCCTTAAGTTACGAGGTGTGCCTGAGGCTGAAATCCAGGCACAGGTGTATCGCCTGTTGAAAATTGCTGGTCTATATAAAATGCGCAACTGGCCCATTGCCGTATTAAGCTACGGGCAAAAGAAACGACTCTCAATGCTTGCTGTACTAGTCTTAGAGCCGAAGCTTTTGATTTTGGACGAGCCCACGGCTGGTCAAGATTTGCGTCATGCACACGAAATGATGGATTTTGTCCAAAAATTGAATCAAGAGCTCGGACTAACGGTGCTCATTATTACCCACGACATGGCGTTGATGTTGGCCATGACTGCACGGGCGTTAGTCTTAGTTGATGGTCAATTATTAGCTGACGTTGCCCCTGCCGATCTGTTGGTTAATCCGGCATTGGTTGCGCAGGCTGATTTACGGTTGACATCAGTCTACACATTAGCAAATGCTTTGCAGTTAGATAGGCCAGAACAATTGGCCCGCGCCCTTGCTCAAGGAGGTCATGATGAATAA
- a CDS encoding ECF-type riboflavin transporter substrate-binding protein, whose amino-acid sequence MKLSTRNVVATGIGAAVFFILFKFVAIPTGVANTQINVAEAWLALITAIFGPIVGALVAFIGHTLNDAVSYGSVWWSWVIADALFGLLLGLMTQRLALADGNLTTSKLIQFNIWQLIANVIAWAVVAPLGDILIYGEPAKKVFLQGAVTVGANFLSITILGTILLIAYNRTQVKRGSLTKED is encoded by the coding sequence ATGAAGTTATCTACTCGTAACGTCGTTGCTACTGGAATTGGGGCGGCGGTATTCTTTATTTTATTCAAGTTTGTCGCGATCCCAACCGGAGTCGCTAACACGCAAATCAATGTTGCCGAGGCTTGGTTAGCATTGATTACTGCCATTTTTGGACCGATTGTTGGGGCTTTGGTGGCCTTTATTGGTCACACGTTGAATGATGCTGTTTCGTATGGTTCCGTCTGGTGGTCGTGGGTGATTGCCGATGCATTGTTTGGTTTGTTGCTCGGTTTGATGACGCAACGCTTGGCGTTAGCTGATGGTAATCTCACGACGAGTAAATTGATTCAGTTCAATATTTGGCAATTAATTGCGAATGTGATTGCTTGGGCAGTGGTGGCCCCACTGGGTGATATCTTGATTTATGGTGAACCAGCTAAAAAGGTTTTCTTGCAAGGTGCAGTGACCGTCGGCGCAAACTTTTTGTCAATCACGATTTTGGGCACAATTCTCTTGATCGCCTATAACCGGACGCAAGTAAAACGTGGTTCGTTGACGAAAGAAGATTAA
- a CDS encoding SAM hydrolase/SAM-dependent halogenase family protein, which yields MGKYLVLQTDFGRQDGAVSAMYGVAYGVSDEITVADLTHGITPFNIFEGSFRLAQTVKYWPKGTVFVSVIDPGVGSKRLSLLAKLKTGQYVVTPDNGTLTHLALEYGIEAVRVIDETVNRLPGSEKSATFHGRDIYAYNGARLAAGLMTFEAVGRELNPADIVTLPTHLPEIIDGKLTGNIDITDVNFGSLWSNIPEHIWTEEFKAQLGDWFEVRIYHQAELQYSNKIQYVKTFSDVHPGESLIYIDSVYTVGFAIRIGNFATANHVTAGPDWSVEIKRV from the coding sequence ATGGGAAAATATCTAGTACTGCAAACTGATTTTGGTCGCCAAGATGGAGCCGTTTCTGCCATGTATGGTGTCGCGTATGGTGTTAGTGATGAGATCACCGTGGCAGATTTGACACATGGCATCACCCCATTTAACATTTTTGAAGGGTCATTTCGATTGGCTCAGACGGTTAAATATTGGCCTAAGGGCACGGTGTTTGTTTCGGTCATTGATCCTGGTGTCGGCTCAAAGCGGTTATCATTGCTGGCAAAGTTAAAAACAGGTCAATACGTTGTGACCCCAGATAATGGGACGCTGACGCACTTAGCGCTGGAATACGGGATTGAAGCAGTCCGAGTCATTGATGAAACGGTCAACCGGTTACCTGGATCAGAAAAATCAGCAACGTTCCACGGCCGAGACATTTATGCCTATAATGGGGCCCGACTTGCGGCTGGGTTGATGACATTTGAAGCAGTCGGTCGTGAACTGAATCCAGCTGATATTGTGACCTTGCCAACCCATCTGCCAGAGATTATTGATGGTAAGTTGACGGGAAATATCGACATTACGGATGTTAATTTTGGCTCACTCTGGTCAAATATTCCAGAACACATCTGGACAGAAGAATTTAAGGCACAATTGGGTGACTGGTTTGAGGTGCGCATTTATCACCAAGCCGAATTACAATATAGCAATAAGATTCAATACGTTAAGACTTTTTCAGATGTTCATCCGGGTGAATCATTGATTTATATCGATTCAGTTTACACCGTTGGTTTTGCGATTCGAATTGGTAATTTCGCCACTGCCAACCATGTCACGGCAGGGCCAGATTGGTCTGTTGAAATTAAGCGCGTTTAA
- a CDS encoding ABC-F family ATP-binding cassette domain-containing protein, whose product MIILQASNVARRFSGVTFFDNISMQVQEGARVGLVGRNGAGKSTLLKMLIGETQPDEGIISMKKGLKLAYLAQNSGLTSDKSVYNEMLDSFAAVRAMEQKMRALEIDIANTTDYESVAYQNLLRQYDQLQYDFNASNGYGYESTIRSFLQGFDFDESFYDRKVASLSGGQRTRLAIAKQLLETPDLLILDEPTNHLDMKTLTWLENYLQNYRGALLIVSHDRYFLDRVVTEVYDMHSGQLDHYTGNYSTYMAKKAAKVLAEQKAFNKQQEEIAKLEDFVNRNIVRASTTKRAQSRRKQLAKMERLEAPKNESGVAHITFSAKEESGNEVLRVRDVKLGYDLQNILAEHLNMDVDKQHAVALVGPNGIGKSTFIKTLLGKLPLLGGTIKLGANISIGYYDQEQQTLDPNKTVLNSVWDLHPTTPEKDIRSILGSFLFSGDTVEKKVSALSGGEKARLLLTVLAMNQDNFLILDEPTNHLDIDSREVLETALNEYNGTILFVSHDRYFINEVATEVVELAPTGATFYDGDYDYYLEKKAADEQSVAQESPTGEATTTGIVVDYQQSKERAKEQRKLERAITNAEEQMTVLADQQTKLTEALNAPENSSDLGKLTEINNEIEKVNAELSDVEEAWAEASMALEEFLAEVE is encoded by the coding sequence ATGATTATTTTACAAGCTAGTAATGTCGCACGTCGTTTTAGCGGGGTCACATTCTTTGATAATATCTCAATGCAAGTGCAAGAGGGTGCTCGAGTCGGCCTAGTCGGCCGTAACGGAGCTGGTAAGTCAACTTTGTTGAAGATGCTCATTGGGGAAACCCAACCTGATGAGGGGATCATTTCGATGAAGAAGGGACTCAAGCTGGCTTATTTGGCGCAAAATTCGGGACTTACTTCTGATAAGAGTGTCTACAATGAGATGTTAGACTCGTTTGCGGCAGTTCGTGCGATGGAACAAAAAATGCGTGCATTGGAGATCGACATTGCCAATACCACAGATTATGAATCAGTTGCATATCAAAATTTGTTGCGGCAGTACGATCAATTACAATATGATTTCAATGCCAGCAATGGCTATGGCTATGAATCGACGATTCGTAGCTTTTTACAGGGATTTGATTTTGACGAGAGTTTCTATGATCGCAAGGTGGCCTCATTATCAGGTGGGCAACGTACGCGTTTAGCGATTGCCAAGCAATTATTAGAAACGCCAGATTTGCTGATTTTGGATGAACCAACCAATCATTTGGATATGAAGACCTTGACCTGGTTAGAAAATTACCTCCAGAATTATCGTGGTGCGCTCCTGATTGTTTCACACGATCGTTATTTCTTGGATCGGGTAGTTACAGAAGTATATGACATGCACTCTGGCCAGCTGGATCACTATACGGGGAATTATTCGACGTATATGGCGAAAAAAGCAGCCAAGGTTTTGGCCGAGCAAAAAGCGTTTAATAAGCAACAAGAAGAAATTGCAAAGTTAGAAGACTTTGTGAATCGCAATATCGTTCGGGCTTCAACGACAAAACGAGCACAGTCGCGTCGGAAGCAGCTAGCCAAAATGGAACGCTTGGAGGCACCTAAGAACGAATCTGGTGTTGCCCATATTACCTTCAGTGCCAAGGAAGAGTCAGGTAATGAAGTATTACGGGTGCGTGATGTGAAGTTAGGTTATGATTTGCAAAATATTTTAGCCGAGCATCTCAATATGGACGTCGATAAGCAACATGCGGTTGCTTTAGTTGGACCAAATGGTATTGGTAAATCCACCTTCATTAAAACGTTGCTGGGTAAGTTACCCTTATTGGGTGGCACGATTAAACTTGGGGCCAACATCTCAATTGGTTATTACGATCAAGAACAACAAACCCTTGACCCTAATAAAACAGTGCTTAATTCAGTTTGGGATTTGCATCCAACCACACCAGAAAAAGATATTCGCTCAATTTTAGGTTCGTTTTTGTTCTCAGGCGATACCGTTGAGAAAAAGGTGAGTGCCTTATCAGGTGGCGAAAAAGCCCGCTTGTTGTTAACCGTTTTGGCGATGAATCAAGATAATTTCTTAATTTTGGACGAACCAACAAATCACTTAGATATCGATTCACGTGAAGTGTTAGAAACCGCATTGAATGAATATAATGGGACGATTTTATTTGTGTCACATGACCGTTACTTTATCAATGAAGTGGCGACTGAAGTGGTTGAACTAGCACCCACGGGAGCGACTTTCTATGATGGTGATTATGATTATTACCTTGAGAAAAAAGCAGCCGATGAACAAAGTGTTGCGCAAGAAAGTCCAACTGGTGAGGCAACGACAACCGGTATCGTGGTTGACTATCAGCAAAGTAAGGAACGGGCTAAGGAACAGCGTAAATTAGAACGGGCCATTACCAATGCTGAAGAGCAAATGACGGTATTAGCTGACCAACAAACTAAATTAACCGAGGCATTAAATGCGCCGGAAAATAGCAGTGATCTAGGTAAATTAACCGAAATTAACAATGAAATTGAAAAAGTGAACGCTGAATTAAGTGACGTTGAGGAAGCATGGGCTGAAGCTTCAATGGCCTTAGAAGAATTTTTGGCAGAAGTAGAATAG
- a CDS encoding redox-sensing transcriptional repressor Rex, whose amino-acid sequence MAEHEIPRATAKRLPIYYRYLKLLLDAGTTRISSTELSDAVKFDAATIRRDFSYFGALGKRGYGYDVKALLAFFSEVLNQEDLASVALVGVGNLGQALLNYNFHQSSNARISAAFDVNPDIVNTIKSGVPVYSLDDLEKQISDQRIEVAILTVPATVAQDIAHRLEACGVKGILNFTPLRLDVSKDVLVQNVDLTNELQTLLYFINNFSADEAK is encoded by the coding sequence ATGGCAGAACATGAAATTCCACGCGCTACTGCAAAGCGCTTACCAATTTACTACCGTTATTTAAAGTTGTTGTTAGATGCAGGTACCACCCGAATTTCATCAACAGAACTTTCAGATGCGGTGAAATTTGATGCTGCAACCATTCGCCGTGACTTCTCATACTTTGGTGCGTTGGGTAAACGTGGCTATGGCTATGACGTTAAAGCCTTATTGGCCTTCTTTTCAGAAGTATTAAATCAAGAAGACTTAGCATCGGTCGCTTTAGTTGGGGTCGGAAACTTGGGGCAAGCCCTATTGAACTACAACTTCCATCAAAGCTCTAATGCGCGCATTTCAGCGGCGTTTGATGTTAATCCTGACATTGTAAACACCATCAAATCAGGGGTTCCCGTCTACAGCCTCGATGATTTAGAAAAGCAAATTTCAGATCAACGGATTGAGGTGGCAATTTTGACAGTGCCTGCGACCGTTGCTCAAGACATTGCGCATCGGTTAGAGGCATGTGGCGTGAAGGGTATTCTTAATTTTACGCCCTTGCGTTTAGATGTTTCCAAGGATGTTTTAGTGCAAAACGTCGACTTGACGAATGAACTACAAACATTGTTATACTTCATCAATAACTTTAGTGCTGACGAAGCCAAGTAA
- a CDS encoding DEAD/DEAH box helicase: MHELFANRLVTIGFTKLTPIQEAVATPLAEGASIDALAPTGTGKTLAFTWPLLPNLQPGDGEQLLILAPSQELAMQSTRVIREWATLLDLKVLALTGGANVKRQIESLKKHPEIIVGTPGRVAELVHNGKLKLARLRTLLLDEADVLLREETADQIDGIWDAINDSEVQVALFGATEVDPTVAAGLFDREFERIDRRDVPMPTSITHEFWPTANDQRTKRLRQLASRKNFQAMIFFNTTKALKTTASYLAHEHVAMATLVSGDSSSTRAKSLENFRNGKAKFLLTTDVAARGLDIADLPAVVNFDLPRNGETYTHRAGRTGRMGKAGLVLTLGNDHDLRDLKRLVKVEIATTNGQEARRHDEPRESVQTTPRSATPDVKKKRLVSSVQAFDDAAAVVEAKPTPVKKVRPGVKKVEVVSRVDRFEKEKKAKRKHSKNKGKPKSHN; the protein is encoded by the coding sequence ATGCATGAATTATTTGCGAATCGTTTGGTAACAATCGGGTTCACTAAATTAACCCCCATTCAAGAAGCTGTGGCGACACCATTAGCTGAAGGGGCTTCGATTGACGCTTTGGCGCCAACGGGAACTGGGAAAACCCTTGCGTTTACTTGGCCACTTTTACCAAACCTACAGCCTGGGGATGGTGAGCAATTGCTAATCTTGGCACCTTCACAAGAGCTGGCGATGCAATCAACCCGGGTAATCCGGGAATGGGCAACTTTGCTGGACTTAAAGGTCCTGGCCTTAACGGGTGGTGCCAATGTTAAACGACAAATCGAGTCATTGAAGAAGCACCCAGAGATTATCGTGGGTACGCCTGGTCGAGTCGCTGAGTTGGTCCACAATGGTAAGCTTAAGCTAGCCCGGTTGCGGACACTCCTTTTAGATGAAGCGGATGTTTTGTTACGTGAAGAAACGGCTGATCAGATTGATGGTATCTGGGATGCGATTAATGATTCTGAGGTACAAGTGGCCTTATTTGGGGCGACAGAGGTTGACCCAACGGTCGCGGCCGGTTTGTTTGATCGCGAATTTGAACGTATTGATCGACGGGATGTCCCAATGCCCACATCGATTACGCATGAATTTTGGCCAACCGCCAATGACCAACGGACGAAACGCTTACGCCAATTAGCTTCACGTAAGAATTTTCAAGCCATGATCTTCTTTAACACGACTAAGGCATTGAAGACAACGGCTAGTTACTTAGCCCATGAACACGTGGCAATGGCCACCTTGGTCAGTGGTGATTCGAGTTCAACCCGGGCGAAGTCATTGGAAAACTTCCGCAATGGCAAAGCTAAATTTTTGCTGACTACGGATGTGGCAGCGCGTGGGTTGGATATCGCCGATTTGCCAGCAGTGGTGAACTTTGATTTGCCACGTAATGGGGAAACCTATACACATCGTGCCGGGCGTACTGGGCGTATGGGTAAAGCTGGCTTGGTGTTAACGCTTGGTAACGATCATGATTTGCGTGATTTAAAGCGGTTAGTTAAGGTTGAAATCGCCACGACAAATGGTCAAGAGGCGCGTCGTCATGACGAACCAAGGGAAAGTGTTCAGACCACCCCACGATCAGCGACGCCAGATGTGAAGAAAAAGCGGCTAGTTTCGAGTGTGCAGGCTTTTGATGATGCTGCAGCGGTGGTTGAGGCAAAGCCAACCCCAGTTAAAAAGGTCCGTCCTGGCGTGAAAAAGGTCGAAGTCGTTTCACGAGTGGATCGTTTTGAAAAGGAAAAGAAGGCTAAGCGTAAGCATTCTAAGAACAAAGGTAAGCCTAAAAGTCATAATTAA
- a CDS encoding Gfo/Idh/MocA family protein: MTLKLGTIGTNWITQMFVEAAHITGEYALSAVYSRHSDSGAAFADKFETEATVYTDLNEFFNSGIDVVYIASPNGLHFAQAAEALKAGVEVIVEKSAFDNTKQYEAIYTLMRENNVHVFEAARHIQQANFKAIAKKIGEMEHISGATFVYEKYSSRFDAYLAGENPNVLNREFSAGALADLGVYPLYAAIALFGMPKSSHYFATLLNNDTDGRGTAILRYADFDVTLIFGKGANSYLQSEILGYRDTIIIDNIAELEEVIYDDGQGSRTVISTPAPANPMVEEARLFAAIINEPVANEARYNELLLTSQRVNAVLTNLRKDAGVVFPSDPA; encoded by the coding sequence ATGACACTTAAGTTGGGAACGATTGGTACAAATTGGATCACACAGATGTTTGTCGAAGCTGCGCATATCACTGGGGAATATGCATTGTCAGCCGTTTATTCACGACATTCTGACTCTGGGGCGGCTTTTGCTGATAAATTTGAGACAGAAGCTACCGTCTATACTGATTTAAATGAATTTTTTAATAGTGGGATCGATGTTGTCTACATTGCCTCACCGAATGGGTTACATTTTGCGCAGGCAGCTGAAGCACTTAAAGCTGGGGTTGAAGTTATCGTTGAAAAGTCAGCGTTTGATAATACCAAGCAATATGAAGCCATCTATACCTTGATGCGTGAAAATAACGTCCACGTGTTTGAAGCTGCCCGGCACATTCAACAAGCAAACTTCAAGGCGATTGCTAAGAAGATTGGCGAGATGGAGCATATCTCCGGGGCAACATTTGTTTATGAAAAGTATTCTTCACGCTTTGATGCTTACCTGGCTGGTGAAAATCCCAACGTCTTGAATCGTGAGTTTTCAGCGGGGGCACTTGCTGATTTAGGGGTCTATCCTTTGTATGCCGCGATTGCACTGTTTGGGATGCCTAAGAGTTCACACTATTTTGCAACCTTGTTGAATAATGATACTGATGGTCGTGGGACAGCGATTTTGCGTTATGCAGACTTTGATGTCACCTTGATTTTTGGTAAGGGTGCCAACTCATACTTGCAATCAGAGATTCTAGGGTACCGTGATACCATCATCATTGATAACATCGCGGAACTTGAAGAAGTGATTTATGACGATGGTCAGGGCTCACGCACGGTTATTTCAACACCAGCACCAGCGAATCCAATGGTTGAAGAGGCCCGGCTCTTTGCAGCAATTATCAACGAACCAGTTGCCAATGAAGCACGTTATAATGAATTGTTGTTGACCAGTCAACGCGTTAACGCCGTTTTGACAAACCTACGAAAAGATGCAGGAGTGGTCTTCCCATCAGATCCAGCCTAA